In Microvenator marinus, one genomic interval encodes:
- a CDS encoding phosphomannomutase/phosphoglucomutase — MNTQIFRQYDIRGIADRDLDNELVFGLGLAFAHFAKMKLGKSELSVVVGRDARVSSDRIFCALADGLVKGGATVVDIGMVPTPLVYFARVQGSHDACIQITGSHNAGEYNGFKMMVGADTLHGAAIQELRGIIADKSAAEAAQPGEIIADENVISDYLNYVGGNVKMGSKPLKVVVDCGNGIAGVAAPQLVQDVLGAQMIPLFVEPDGNFPNHHPDPTVLENLQDVMAAVREHQADLGIAYDGDGDRIGVVDHKGEVIWGDKLMILLSRDVLKSNPGATIIGEVKCSQTLFDDIQKHGGNAVMSKVGHSLIKAKIKETGAKLAGEMSGHIFFNDRYFGFDDALYATARLLEILSNTDQDLGQLLGDVPETFATPELRLDCPDDVKFDVPGKVAEQFSKEWEVNTLDGVRINFGDGWGLVRASNTGPVLVMRVEAGTPERRDELLGWLENAVKSAIA, encoded by the coding sequence ATGAATACGCAGATTTTTAGGCAATATGATATCCGCGGCATCGCAGACCGCGATCTGGACAATGAGTTGGTTTTTGGGCTTGGACTCGCGTTTGCCCATTTCGCGAAAATGAAGCTTGGAAAGTCCGAGCTGAGCGTTGTGGTGGGCCGCGATGCACGTGTTTCAAGCGACCGCATTTTTTGTGCCCTCGCTGACGGTTTGGTCAAAGGCGGGGCAACGGTTGTGGACATTGGCATGGTTCCTACGCCCTTGGTCTACTTTGCCCGTGTTCAGGGCTCGCACGACGCATGTATTCAGATTACAGGCTCGCATAACGCGGGTGAGTACAACGGCTTCAAGATGATGGTGGGCGCAGATACTCTGCACGGTGCAGCCATCCAAGAATTGCGCGGCATCATCGCCGATAAGAGTGCCGCTGAGGCCGCTCAGCCCGGCGAAATCATCGCAGATGAGAATGTGATTTCGGACTATCTCAATTACGTCGGCGGCAATGTTAAAATGGGCTCCAAGCCACTGAAGGTCGTGGTCGACTGCGGTAACGGAATCGCCGGTGTGGCCGCACCGCAGCTGGTTCAAGACGTGCTTGGAGCTCAGATGATTCCGCTCTTTGTGGAGCCGGACGGCAACTTCCCGAATCATCATCCCGACCCAACTGTGCTGGAAAACCTTCAAGACGTGATGGCGGCAGTGCGTGAGCATCAAGCAGACCTCGGAATCGCCTACGATGGAGACGGCGACCGCATCGGTGTCGTGGATCATAAAGGCGAGGTCATCTGGGGTGATAAGTTGATGATCCTGCTGAGCCGAGATGTGCTCAAGTCCAATCCTGGGGCCACGATTATCGGTGAGGTGAAGTGCTCGCAGACCCTCTTTGACGACATTCAGAAGCACGGCGGAAATGCCGTGATGAGCAAGGTTGGGCACAGCCTGATCAAGGCCAAGATCAAAGAAACGGGCGCGAAACTCGCCGGTGAGATGAGCGGTCATATCTTCTTTAACGACCGCTACTTCGGCTTTGATGATGCGCTCTACGCCACGGCGCGTTTGCTCGAGATCCTCTCCAATACTGACCAGGATTTGGGCCAACTCTTGGGTGATGTACCCGAGACCTTTGCCACACCGGAGCTACGACTCGATTGTCCTGATGATGTGAAATTCGACGTGCCAGGCAAGGTTGCCGAGCAGTTTTCCAAGGAGTGGGAAGTCAACACTCTGGACGGCGTTCGGATCAATTTTGGAGACGGTTGGGGGCTTGTGCGCGCCAGCAATACCGGGCCTGTTCTCGTGATGCGGGTTGAGGCTGGCACCCCTGAGCGCCGTGACGAACTCCTCGGCTGGCTCGAAAATGCGGTCAAATCCGCGATCGCCTAA